In the Mesorhizobium sp. WSM2240 genome, GCTGGAATTCAAGCCCGGCGCGAGCCGGGCGCGCGAATTATCGACCGAAGCCGGTCTACTCGCCCGCCGAAGCGGTCTGCTTTGCGCCCTTGCCCTTGTTGGTCTGGTGGGCGCGCAAGATTCGGTTCTTCAGCACGTTCGAGGCCTTGAAGGTCATGACGCGGCGCGGCAGGATCGGTACTTCCTCGCCTGTCTTGGGATTGCGGCCGACGCGCTCGTTCTTGCCGCGCACATGGAACGTGGCGAAGGAAGAGAGCTTGACGGTCTCACCGCGGACGATGGCCTCGCATATCTCGTCGAGCACCGATTCCACGAGTTCCGCAGACTCGGTGCGGGAGAGGCCGACCTTACGATAAACGGCTTCGGCGAGATCGGCGCGCGTCAGTGTCTTTCCCCCCATGCGACCGTCCAACCATCCTTGAAAAACGAAAAAGCCTACAAACGCCAAGACGTTAGAAAATTGGTCCGACAAGGTCAAGGACCGAACCGGTGCGTTCGCGGCAATGATGTTGAATTGACTTGATGATCCGCGTTACGGCAAGGCTGTTCCGGCTAATGGGGGCAGCCGTCACCAGCGCAGCAGCACGGCACCCCAGGTGAAGCCGCCGCCCATGGCTTCCAGCAGCACCAGATCGCCTTTCTTCACGCGCCCGTCGGCGACGGCCACGGCCAACGCCAACGGCACCGACGCCGCTGAAGTGTTGCCGTGCAGATTGACGGTCACCACCACCTTTTCGTCGGCGATGCCGAGTTTCCTGGCCGACGCGTCGATGATGCGCTTGTTCGCCTGATGCGGCACGAACCAGTCGAGATCTTCGGCGGTTATGCCGGCCTGCGAAAAGGTCGCCTCGATCACGTCGGTGATCATGCCGACCGCATGTTTGAACACCTCACGCCCTTCCATGCGCAGAAGGCCGACCGTGCCGGTGGTGGACGGGCCGCCATCGACATAGAGCTTGTCCTTGTGAACGCCGTCGGAGCGCAGGCTGGCGGCAAGCACGCCGCGATCGGCGATCGTGCCCTCGCCGTCCTGCCCCTCGAGGATCAGGGCGCCTGCGCCGTCGCCGAACAGCACGCAGGTCGAGCGGTCGGTCCAGTCGAGAATGCGCGAAAACGTCTCCGAGCCGATCACCAGCACGCGCCTGGCGAGACCGCCGCGA is a window encoding:
- a CDS encoding integration host factor subunit alpha, translated to MGGKTLTRADLAEAVYRKVGLSRTESAELVESVLDEICEAIVRGETVKLSSFATFHVRGKNERVGRNPKTGEEVPILPRRVMTFKASNVLKNRILRAHQTNKGKGAKQTASAGE
- a CDS encoding beta-ketoacyl-ACP synthase III — encoded protein: MIRSVVRGIGSALPRRIMKNTDFEGVLETSDEWIAQRTGIRQRHIASDDETTASLGEAAARAALDNAGLTAADIDLIVLATSTPNNTFPATAVEIQNRLGMHHGFAFDMQAVCSGFVYAVATADLYIRGGLARRVLVIGSETFSRILDWTDRSTCVLFGDGAGALILEGQDGEGTIADRGVLAASLRSDGVHKDKLYVDGGPSTTGTVGLLRMEGREVFKHAVGMITDVIEATFSQAGITAEDLDWFVPHQANKRIIDASARKLGIADEKVVVTVNLHGNTSAASVPLALAVAVADGRVKKGDLVLLEAMGGGFTWGAVLLRW